CGATCAGCGCCGCAGGATGAGCAGGCTCAGGGTGAATCCCCGGATATTCCGCTCTGGGCGCGCCGCATGATGGCCGAAGCCGAGTACTTTTTTCCGGGCGTTTGGGCGCAGATGCGTTCCTCTGAATTGGTCTTACTTGTTCCTCTTGAGGAAGAGCGCGGGCAGAGTGGCATGTTGTCGCGTTTCAAGGGCCGGTTGCATGAACTAGTGTCTCGACTGGAACCCTGGCGCGCCCAGGAGGGCTTGGGCATCGGGGTGGGACGGCAGGCGCTGAGTCCTGAAGAACTTCCCCGCAGCTATCAGGAGGCCCGCCAGGCGTTGATGATTGGGCGGCGTCTTTTCTCCGGGCAGCCTGTCACCTACTTTGGCGAATTGGGTATCTATCGGCTCCTCTTTCATCTGGATGAGGCCGAAGATGTGCATGCGTTTTATGAAGAGGCGCTTGGCCCGCTGCTGGAGTATGATCGCCGCACAGACAATGAACTGGTTGAAACCCTGGAGACCTATTTTGCCTGCAACGGCAACCTCAGCGAAGCGGCGCGGCGGCTGCACCTTCACCGCAATTCGCTGCTCTATCGGTTGGAGCGCATTCAAGAGGTCTTACAGATTGACCTGGAGGATGCCGATACGCGACTCTCGTTGCAGGTCGCGCTCAAGATGCGCCATACGTTTTCTTCTTGAAGGCTGAGGAGATATACATGATGGAACAGCGGCGTATTTTTTCGGCGAGCGATCTGGCGCAGTTTGAATACTGCCCGCTGGCCTGGTGGTATGAAGAGGTCAGCGAGCTAGCCCAGGCCGATGAAGAAGAATTGACGCAGCGCCTGAAAGAGTTGGAGGATGAGTATGAGTCCTCTGCGCCCGCGTTGCCTGAATATCAGGTGATTGAGCGGCTTATCGAACGAGCGAACCTGTTTGCCCAGGGGCGAGAACAGCGCAGGGCAGAGCGCCAGGCAAATCAGGCTGATAAAAGCGCGGTGGTAACGCCAGTGCCACGCATCTTTATGGTGATCGTTGCCGGGTTAGTCGTGCTGACGCTCGTACTGCTTGGCCTTGGATTGTTGCTATGGCTGCAATAATGCTGGAGCTTTTCATGCTTCATCAGGCCCTCTCATCGGGTGCGCTGGGGGCGGCGCATAGGGCAGCCGGTCCGGTAGGCGTGACCTTGATCTGCCTGGCCGCTGTGGTGGTGGCGGCTCTGCTGATCTTGCTGCTCAATGAACACCGCGCTCGTCGGCGGCAGCCTCGCCCTGCCCGACAGGAGCGCAAGGCTGCCCAGCAGTTGCCGGAGGGCAGAATTGTCTATCAGGGCGTTGATGGCACAGGTGAGCCGCTGCTGGCAACCAGCTATCCGCTCTCTGGCAAACCCGATTATGTTATCCTCTCGCCAGAGGGGATGCCCATTCCGGTTGAACTCAAGCTTACTATAGAAAGCGAAGAGGCCCAGCGCCATCATGTGATGCAGTTGGCGGCGTATTTCGTGATTCTCGAAGACCTTTATGACCGGCCTCCCACCTATGGGGTGCTGCGCTATGCCAACAAAGATTTTACTATCCAGTACAGCGAGGCGCTGAAGCGCAAAGTGGCGCGGCGGCTGGCGGAGATGGAACACTGCGATGAGCAGCACCCGCCCACGCTGACGCATCAGCTTCCCAGTAAGTGCCATGCCTGCCCTTTCCAGCCCATTTGCCCGATTGGGCTGCGTCAATAACCCCACACCATGATAGGCTGGCGGCGCGCTCTTTAGCCGAAAGAGCGCAAATCGGTGGGCGATACGGCTTCCTCTGGCTGGCTTAACCAGCGACGTAACTGGCGACCTTCAGGGGTAGTGCTGGCGGCAAGCTCAAAGAGCTTCTGGAGGGCAATGGGCTGCTGGTCAGTTTCTGGCAGAGCCAGCAGGCGAGCGATCAATGTCGTGCGAAGCGCATAGCGATCAATCGTTTCGCCCCCCGCGATTTCCTGTGGAGGCGAGTAGCAGCCAGTCTCGTTAACAAAAGCCAGGGCTTCTGGCGGAAGCAGGGCAGCGAGCGCGGAAACGCTTAGATCAGCCGAATTGGCCTGAAACGCTGCGCGAATCTGGCTGGAAGAAACCTCTCGATACGCCACTGGAAAAGCGAGGACGCGCACGAACGCCTGATACTGCTGGTTGCCGGGCTGGCGCAGCAACGCCGCAACATCGGCGGCTTCGTGGCTGGCGCGCGGCGCGACCAGAAAACTGGCGAGCGAGAACAGTTCATGGAGCGCGGCATCCCTATCCTGATAGTAGCGGGCATCGAAGATTTGCTCGATCTTATCGTACCCAACGACAAAAACAAGCTCGCTGGCTTTTGGAAACACCGCGCGAGCGGCCTTTGCCTGCCCGACATAAAGGCCCTGATTCATCAATAAGACGCCTATCTGCCGGTTGCGACGGGCGATCTGATCGAGGAGCAGCAGGCGATCAAGAAGCGTGGCGCGTTCGGTTTGCTCTTTGTTGATGATGGTGGTACCCAGCGCCAGATAGAGGCTGGCCTGGGGGATGGCTTGCAGGCTGGCCTCTGCCAGCGCCAGGTGCGCGCTGGTAGGGGGATTAAATGACGCCGATACTATCAGGAGCGGCGCAGTGGCGGCTCTGGCGGCTGGCGTGATGATCTCGATGCTGGGGGACGCTGCTGCGCTGAGGCGCGCGATCTGCTGCGCGTACCGCCGCAGAGCAGCGACGTTGTAGAGGACTTTGGTGAAGGGGTAGGAACTGTTCTCGGATAAGGTAAATGCCTGGCTCATAGCGATGATCCCTCTGTATGGGAAAGGGCTGCTCAATGATTTATTTGCTGCCTGGGCGCTTTTCTGTCTGGTCACGATGATGAAGCATGCAAATCCGACAAGAAGCGTTGGCGAGCTTTGTAAAGAGCATACAAGGGCGCTTGCTCTGCTGATTGCTGTTTGTTCCACTGCGAGGAACAACTGGCCGCAGTATGCTTTATGATCAGTGTATCATGTGGAGTCGCCGCTGGCGAGAAGCAAGGGAGACCTCTGGTCGCTCGATGGCTTTTTGCAGAGGTTATTGAAATTGCTCTCTCAGCTATTGCGTTCGGAAGAGCTTCCTGCTATACTAATGCCGCCGGTAAGAAGCCAAATCAACTCAGGTGGGTGTTTATCCTGCCAGGTCGCGGTTTTCTATCCTTTCCTGATACTACGAACACTCCTGGCTCAGCAGGAATGCCCCACCTCGATACTCCTTATCCTTACAAGCAAAAAAGACACGTAGACCGGCAAGAGGGAGAAGCGCAGAGATGGGTAAATCTCGTTTCAGAATGGCCCTACTTGGGGCGCCTGCACTCATTGTGCTGCTGTTGCTATCGGCCTGTGGGAGCACTCCTGGCGGCCCCACCACCACGGCGCCCAAGTTTCAAGTGGGCCTGGTGACAGACATTGGTCAGATCAATGACCGAGGCTTCAATCAACTTGCTCATGATGGGTATGAAAGGGCTGAAGCGAAGTATCACTTCAAGGACTCAGTCATTCAGACGCAAAGCCAGAATGATTACATCAAGAACCTGACGACGGCGGCCCAGACGAATGATCTGGTCGTTGGTGTCGGCTTTTTGATGGCGCAGGCCATCGATCAGGTTGCCAAGACGTTCCCCAACAAAAAGTTTGCCCTGGTTGATTCGTGCGCGGCAGTGGACGCGAACGGCACCTGCGACACGAATATTAAGAACGTGGTGCCGCTGCTCTTCAAGGAACAGCAGCCCGGATGTCTGGTGGGCGTGGTAGCCGGCCAGATGGAACTGGACGGACCATCCGCGGCGCCCAAGCTGCTGGGCGCGTCAACGATTGGCGCGGTTGGCGGCATCCCTGTTCCGGCGGTGGAGCGCTACATTGCGGGATATAAATACTGCGCCACGCAGGTGAACCCGAATGTGAAGGTCATCGTTTCCTACTCCAATAACTTCACCGATCCGTCGAAGTGCGCGGACCCGGCAGACGCGATGATCAAGCAGAAGAAGGCGGACATCATCTTCCAGGTGGCGGGTAACTGCGGCATCGGCGCGTTGAACGCAGCGGATACCGACGGCGTGTATGGCATTGGCGTTGACAGCGATCAGGGCTATCTGCACCCAGCCAGCATCATCACCAGCGCCCAGAAGCGCGTAGATGTGGCCGTGGAAACCATTATCAACCAGACCGAGGAAGACCAGTATCCGAGCGATCCGCTCAGTTACAACCAGTTCGATCTGAGCAATAACGGCGTGATCGCCTCGCCGCTGAGCAGCGCAGTCCCATCGAATGTGCAGCCAGTGGTGGACCAGTACGTCCAGAAGATCAAGGATGGCTCAATTACTATTCCCACGAGCTGCGCTCCGGCTGCAAGCTGCGCTTCTAGTTAAGCCTTTGTGGCCTGATTAAGCCGCAAGGCAGAGAAGGGAACGAGGGAGATCAGGAGATGGCGATAGCCTGATCTCAACCGACAGACAGGTGGGCCACTGCAAAGCGGCCCACCTGTCTGCAAACAGCAGCCATCTACATTGATGTCTCTTTGCTATACACACCATGATAGGAAGCGCAGCTTCCAGCGCATCGCCTGGTTTTCCCCTGCTACGTAGATGAATTATCTGGTTTTTGAGGAGGATGTCATGGCAGCGCCCACTCTTGAGCGGCCAGCAGACAACCAGGAACTTCCCGCTGTCGGATTAGGCGAACGCGCCCGCCAATGGGCGCTGCGAGTGACCCCACCGCTGAGCGCGGTTCTGGTTGGCATTCTTATGATGACCCTGACAGGCAGTCTCCTCATTATGATTACGGCGCCTGCCGGACTTGGCATCGCAGATCGCTTTTATATCACCTCCAGCGCCTATAGCTTGCTCCTTGGGGGCGCTGCTGGCGGTCCGGTGAATATTGCTAATACTCTGGATAAGATGACTCCACTTGTGCTGGCGGGGTTTTCGGTAGCAATCGCCTTTCGCGCTGGCTTATTCAATATTGGCGCGGGGGGACAGATCGCTATGGGTGGGACACTGGGCGTCATCGTGGGCCTGAAATTCGCTGCGGCGCCTGGATGGGTGCTGATGCCGCTGATCTTGCTGGCGGGTTTGGTTGGCGGGGCCATCTGGGGCGGGATTGTGGGGATTCTCAAAGCCTGGCGTGGCGCGCACGAAGTTGTGACCACGATTATGCTGAATTTCGTGGCATATTATCTCAGCGCCTATCTTGTCGAGTGTACGAATAATTGTCTGCCTGGGATCGGGCGCATCAGGGTAGACTTCCAGCCTGCGTCTATGCCGCTGGGGCCGAATGCGTCGCTGCCATTGCTCTCACAAATAGTCAACCGGATTCTCCCTGGGACGATTGCGAACGAGGAGAGCTATCTGGTCAATCTGGGGCTGTTCGTGGCCCTGGCCGGGGTGGTGATCTACTGGTTTGTGATGAGCCGCACGACACTGGGATATGAGATTCGCGCGGTTGGGCAGAGCCAGAAAGCGGCACGCTATGCGGGCATTAACGTCCGCCGCAATATCACCGTGACGATGCTGATTGCTGGGGCTTTTGCTGGCGTTGCCGGCGCGTTG
This genomic window from Ktedonobacterales bacterium contains:
- a CDS encoding PD-(D/E)XK nuclease family protein encodes the protein MLHQALSSGALGAAHRAAGPVGVTLICLAAVVVAALLILLLNEHRARRRQPRPARQERKAAQQLPEGRIVYQGVDGTGEPLLATSYPLSGKPDYVILSPEGMPIPVELKLTIESEEAQRHHVMQLAAYFVILEDLYDRPPTYGVLRYANKDFTIQYSEALKRKVARRLAEMEHCDEQHPPTLTHQLPSKCHACPFQPICPIGLRQ
- a CDS encoding BMP family ABC transporter substrate-binding protein; its protein translation is MGKSRFRMALLGAPALIVLLLLSACGSTPGGPTTTAPKFQVGLVTDIGQINDRGFNQLAHDGYERAEAKYHFKDSVIQTQSQNDYIKNLTTAAQTNDLVVGVGFLMAQAIDQVAKTFPNKKFALVDSCAAVDANGTCDTNIKNVVPLLFKEQQPGCLVGVVAGQMELDGPSAAPKLLGASTIGAVGGIPVPAVERYIAGYKYCATQVNPNVKVIVSYSNNFTDPSKCADPADAMIKQKKADIIFQVAGNCGIGALNAADTDGVYGIGVDSDQGYLHPASIITSAQKRVDVAVETIINQTEEDQYPSDPLSYNQFDLSNNGVIASPLSSAVPSNVQPVVDQYVQKIKDGSITIPTSCAPAASCASS
- a CDS encoding ABC transporter permease, which encodes MAAPTLERPADNQELPAVGLGERARQWALRVTPPLSAVLVGILMMTLTGSLLIMITAPAGLGIADRFYITSSAYSLLLGGAAGGPVNIANTLDKMTPLVLAGFSVAIAFRAGLFNIGAGGQIAMGGTLGVIVGLKFAAAPGWVLMPLILLAGLVGGAIWGGIVGILKAWRGAHEVVTTIMLNFVAYYLSAYLVECTNNCLPGIGRIRVDFQPASMPLGPNASLPLLSQIVNRILPGTIANEESYLVNLGLFVALAGVVIYWFVMSRTTLGYEIRAVGQSQKAARYAGINVRRNITVTMLIAGAFAGVAGALMVMGPDLTHTINDTTFATDPTGFDAISVALLGLNGPIGVLLAGFLFAALTQGASLMQADTTRLASNAVPSLPSNYAVHVELIQFSFQALVLFVIAGQIIPQFRAALVRLFASVMTGMRSSMERLPAIILGLFVLVDVVATLALLGYFIVSLISLQPVVPLTAPVSAIQSVDPDPLFAFLLVFYIAGILLLLLAVGLRVMKNRLRQGSSPPLLIEAFPTTEALASTVAAVVPETAPEAADDDAAGSIL